A segment of the Camarhynchus parvulus chromosome 27, STF_HiC, whole genome shotgun sequence genome:
AGGAAGGGGAGCTAGGAggggacgaggaggaggaggaggaggaggaggaaggcctGGAGGAGGCGGAGGGCGAGCGGCCCAAGAAGCGCGGCCCCAAGAAGAGGAAGATGACGAAGGCGCGGCTGGAGCGGTCCAAGCTGCGGCGGCAGAAGGCGAACGCCCGGGAGAGGAACCGGATGCACGACCTGAACGCGGCCCTGGACAACCTGCGCAAGGTGGTTCCCTGCTactccaaaacccaaaaactctCCAAAATCGAGACCCTCCGCTTGGCCAAGAACTACATCTGGGCTCTCTCCGAGATCCTGCGCTCGGGCAAGCGGCCCGACCTGGTCTCCTACGTGCAGACTCTGTGCAaggggctgtcccagcccaccACCAACCTGGTGGCCGGCTGCCTCCAGCTCAACTCCCGCAACTTCCTGAcggagcagggccaggagggggGTCGGTTCCACGGCCCCAACGCCGCCTCCTTCGCCGTGCACCCCTACCCCTACCCTTGCTCGCGGCTGGCCGCGGCGCcctgcccgcccgccgccggccccgggccGCACGGGCTGAGGACACACGGCTACTGCGCCTCTGCCTACGAGAGCCTCTACGGCAACACCTCCCCCGACTACAACAGCTCGGAGTACGACGGGGGGCTCAGCCCGCCGCTCTGCATCAACGGCAACTTCTCCCTCAAGCAGGACTCTTCATCCCCCGACCACGAGAAAAGCTACCACTACTCTATGCACTACTCGGCGCTGCCCggctcccgccccgccgcccaCAACCTGGTCTTCGGGTCGGCGGGGATGCGCGGGGGGGTCCACTCCGAGAACATCTTCCCCTACGACATGCACCTCCCGCACGAGCGGGGCCCCATGTACGAGGAGCTCAACGCCTTCTTCCACAACtgaccccccctcccccccccgaCACCCCCTCCCCATCGCCGAGGTGGCGGGGAAGGGGGGGAgactcccccaaacccccccaccccacccgcggcggccccgcggaCCGGCCCCCGGGGCTCCGCCGTGGGCTTTGGTGCAATATGGGGacccggccccggcggcgggtCCCCGCGCCCCGTGGGGACAAAGTgcttttttgggaggattttccctttcccttcattttttttttttttttttttaattctggtcGATTTcgttatttttcaaattttcattatttattgcTACTTCTTTCTTATTTAACGTAATTTATGgagttattttattattatcgCTGTTATCGTCGCTATTATTATAATAACTATTACAGCTATTATAAcgattattattattattattattattattattattattattattattattattattattattattttacaggGGGAGACGCCCCGCACGGGCCGACCCCCCCATCCAGCCCACCGAAGCCCCCCCCGCTACCCAGCACGACCCTCTGGGTCGAGCCGCTTCGTTTCACTTTTAATTcgttttaattaaattttatacatttcttttttcttttttttttttccccacctcccACCCCCCATTTTGGGCCgtttttctccctccccagcccttaCCCCGATCCCCCCGGACCCCCCCGGCATTGGACACCCGCTGCCCCGGCCCGTGGGAGCGAGAGGAGCCCGCGCTCGGCGCGGAGCGAAACTTTCCGAAGCAATAAAGAGGCGCAGGGAGGAACGAACCCCAATTTCTATCTATGCAAgaggcccggcccggcggaCGCTCCGAGATGCACTTTGCTTTGGGggggccccggccccgctccccgccccgggAGCTCCTTCGCAGCGCGTGTGTCAGGACGTTTTTTACctgttttaaaaacttgaaacggagaaaaaaaaaaaaaaaaaaaaaaaaaaaagggggaaaaaaaaaggaaaaaaataatgataataattaaaaaaaaaaaaaaaaaggcacccCCCCCCCGCCACTCCCCAGCGGAGCCGCCCCGGTTTTTTCCCGAGCTGGCGGAGCCGGGATGCGCAGCCCGCAGCTATGCAAGCGGGGCTCcgggggggctggaggggctgcgCCCCCCCCGCGGCGCCCGGCCCGGGGGTCTCCGTCCCGGTTTGCCGCATTCCTTCAGCCGGGAGACGCCGGGAAGCCGataatgcttttttttggttgggttttctttgatttttgggattttttttttttgtcggAACCTGCCCGCACCACCTTCGAGAAACCAGCATTTTTAAGAgaccagggaggaggagaggaggaggatttcggagaaatgttttgaaaacgaaaaaaagagaaaaaaaaaaaaaaaaaaaaaaaaaaaatgggggaaaaggaaaaaaaagttatggggaaaaaaaaaactaaaacgggaaaaaaaagaaaaaaaaaaaagggaaaaagaaacaaaaacccacaaaccgTTGTAGCAAAGGGGACCCGCTGCCCGACACCAGAAGTGCTTTCGTGTTTCCGTTCCGTTTCATTTcgattaataaatatttatggcCAACGATATGCAAGACCCCCCCGCGCCGGGCGCCGATCCCGCTCCCCGGTCCCGGTTCCCGGTCCCCGTCCCCGCCGCCCGGACACtgctcggcggcggcggcgcgcggggcgcggggccgggggcccGGCCGTTCTGCATGCACcggccccctcccctccctgccggggccgcccccccccggccccgccggaCGCTCTCGCCGCCCGGTCCCGGCCCCGCCAGGACTCGTCGGCCGTGACGAGCCGCCGCCGGTGCGATCGCGGCGAGGCTGTAATTACCGAGCGTCCTTCGACGGCGATTAATAAATATTCAATGTTGATTCCGCCGCCTTCGCCGCTTTCCTTCCGccccgggggcaccggggggcacCGGGCCGAGCCCCCCACTCCCGCCCCCGGCGGTGCcagcgccgctcccgccgcccgaATGCGCGGcccgcggggcggcggcgctgaTATAACGCGGCTGTGTCCCACGGGTGTCCCCCCCGGGACCGGGGAGGCGGTGTCCCCCCCATCACCGATAAAGGCACCGGGATCCGGTGCTGCCGCCCGGCTCGGTCCACCGGCGGTGACAccgctgctgtcccctgggagcGGGAGCTCGGGGCTCGGTGCCCGGGGCTGGCACCGGGCCGCGGTGCCGGTGGCCTCGGGAAGGCTGCGCGGCGGCGGCAGCCAAGGCCGGTTCCTCGGCCGCGGCCCCGGGAAGCCGCTCATCTCCCGGCGCGGTGCCCGGGGCTGGTGCCGGTTCCCGGTGCTGCTTCCCGATGGAGCCTCGGCTCGGTGCCCGGTGCCAGTCCCGGTGCCAGCGCCGATGCTTGCGCCGGTTCCTGGCGCTGGCGCCCATTGGAGCCCCGGAAGCTCCCGCACCGGTTGAAGGAGCCGGTGCCCATGGaagccccgggacccccgatGCGGTTCCGGTGCCCGATGTCCGGTGCCGTGCCAGTGCCGGTACCACTGCCCGGTGCCCGGTGGAGCCCTGGCAGCGCGGTGCCCGTGCCCGGAGCGGAGCTGTCCGCTGCGGCGGTGCTGAACGGGCGCTCGGCCTTCTTAACGGCCCTCGGTTTATTTACCGACAGCACCACCGGGGCTCACCGCCGCCCGACGGCCGCCGGCACCGGGCAGCAGCGGGCACTGCGCTCCCGGTCGTGGGGTCCGGTTCGCCCGGGGATCATCGAGCGCCGGGGCCGCACAGGGGCTGCGGGGACGGAGGCACCGGTTTCCTCTCGTTATGAGTGTCCGGTACCcgcgccccgcagccccgcggctTTTAGGGATAAACCGGGCCGGTTTAGGGTCGGGCCGTGGCTGCAAACTGGGGCGGGATCCAGCGCGGCCCCGACGTGCTGGGCCCGGTCGCAGAGCCGCCGGTGTCGGGCCCGAGGGGGGGAACGGATCCGCCACGGCCCCGCGAGCCCCGGCAGCGGCCCCCGAGCCCCCGGTCGGGCCCCGGTGCTCGCCGCTCCCCAGAGCAGCGGATCCTCTTCCGACGGCTCTGGCCCCAACATCCCCCCGGGACTCGTTTCTCGGGGGAAAAAGCCCCGGGAGGACCTGGGGACAACCGATGGGGCCGGGCGGAGGCTCCGTGGGGCCGAAGCTGCCGATGTGCGGCCCTTCCGCCGCCGCCCGCAACCGGCGGCACCGGGGCCGCGGCCCGGAGCAGCGGCGGCCAAGGGCGGATGCCCCCgcagaggggaggagggggacgcggggccgggggctgcgggggggcCGCCGACATCTGCTCCCGGGGCcggctgtgccagggggtgcCGGCCCCGGTGGCGGGGCTGCGGTTTCTGTTCAATTGCCGGGATTTTTGTTTCCCCGGTGCCCCGCTGAAAATGCGGGAACCGGCAAGGCCCGGCCCCGCAATGCGGCCCCGCACTCGCTGCACGGCCCCGGTGTAAAGCTCCGGAGAACGGCTCCGGTGCAAAGCTCGGGTGGAAGGTTTTGGTGCACGGTCGCCGCAAATGGTTTCGTTGCAAAGCTCCGGTGCCCGGCCTCGGTACGAGGTTCCGGTGCCCGGTGCTGGTGCCAGGCTCCGAAACACAGCCGCGGTATAAGGCTCCGGTGCCCGGCCCGGTTCACAGCCCCGGTGCCCGGTTCGGTGCCCAGCCCGGTTCCCAGCCCCGGTGCCCGGTCCGGTGCCCATCCCTTCCGCCCGGCGGCTCCCGGGGAGGGCAGCGGGAGGTCGGGagccgccgccccgccgggctCAGCGAGTGTTTCGTGCCACCGTGGCATCAAACCCACCtcggggggttttggggggtccggGGAGCCGCCGGGACCCCCGCGGCCGCCCGGGGTTCAGCGGAGCTCGGCCAGCACCGGGGGGACCTGGCGGGGCGGCTCTCCCGGCCGCAGCCGCGCTATTTCAGAGCAGAATGAGATGGGGCTGGGTGTCTCTcccccctgagcacccccagtgCCCGCGGTGCCCCCGGTGCCCCTGGCCCGGCCCCTCTCCGGGCCcggcggagcgcggcgggggcgcggggcgaGCGCCAGCTCCGGGTCGCCGCTGCCACCGGCGAGTGCCAGCcaggggggggggaggaggagtcATTGCTTCAGTTTAAATTTCATGGCATCTGTTCATTATTATACAGTGCGGATTTTTATATGGACAGCTAAATTAAAGACAGATTTCTGCCAAAATTGCAGATACCATAAAAAACCGGAGGCTCCCGGCGGCCGGCGCTCGCCGCGCTGCGGAggcggccccgctccgggggccgggggctgcccGGGGGTCGGGAGGGATGTGGGGGTcagggagggatgtgggggTCAGGGAGGGGGGTGGCTGTCCCCGTTTTTGTGCCATGGGGTACCCAGGACGCCGTTCCCCGTGGGGGAGCGGGGGGTCCCGGCGGTCCCCGGAgccgcggccggggcgggccgggctggcagcggtccccgccgccccgggggctgcagagccgccccctcccccgcccGGTCTGCCAGGCTCCATCGCAGAGGAGTTAAAACAAGGACATCTGTGCCTGGAATCGCTGCGAAGCTCCGAACCTGCCAGCGCCTGCTGGCACCGGCCGCCGGCGGAGGCGGCTTCTCCGGAATGCGGCACCGCCGGCAGCTCCGCCcggagccccggcccggccccgagGGCTGCGGGGCCAGGAGGGCCTTGGCCCGGCTGGGCAGCGTCCCCACCTGTGTCTGCCCCCATCGTGTCTGTCGCAGCCCCGAGGGGGTCCtgtttccccctccccattcaccccctgccccactgagccgtgtccccatccccacacagCGAGGGGATGAGGAGAGGGCCCTGCCCTCCGGTGGGGCacgggcagagctgggagggcacagagcagtggtggtaccaagggaagggcagggctgggggcacctgggggccGGGGCTGTGCGAGCAGCCCGGGGTCTGCAGCCAAGGTTTGTGGGAAGGTGGGAACCTgccctcagcccttcctgggcttgaaggggagaaaatggacaaaacccccaagcaggggcagagcaggaggttggaTCCAGCAGACACCAggccagctctggctgggaaCACTGGAGA
Coding sequences within it:
- the NEUROD2 gene encoding neurogenic differentiation factor 2 — its product is MLTRLFSEPSLVPEVPKFPGWAEECEEDARSEKEERAGKGCALPEEPPEGSLGESKEEGELGGDEEEEEEEEEGLEEAEGERPKKRGPKKRKMTKARLERSKLRRQKANARERNRMHDLNAALDNLRKVVPCYSKTQKLSKIETLRLAKNYIWALSEILRSGKRPDLVSYVQTLCKGLSQPTTNLVAGCLQLNSRNFLTEQGQEGGRFHGPNAASFAVHPYPYPCSRLAAAPCPPAAGPGPHGLRTHGYCASAYESLYGNTSPDYNSSEYDGGLSPPLCINGNFSLKQDSSSPDHEKSYHYSMHYSALPGSRPAAHNLVFGSAGMRGGVHSENIFPYDMHLPHERGPMYEELNAFFHN